One window of Alteriqipengyuania lutimaris genomic DNA carries:
- a CDS encoding polysaccharide deacetylase family protein: MIRVLVSAFLALMICACAHAEDTPEAPARTPEKRIALSFDDAPRAPGAFLTEDERTRLLIENLAEAGVEQAAFFVNPGQIDSAAEERRVMAYVAAGHVIANHTATHPRLSQTGLAEYIADIDAAEEWLQGREGYRPWFRYPYLDEGQRDTAKRDAVRAALAQRGLVNGYVTVDASDWFYEGAAKTAASQDKDIDREALRDLYVETQVEAAEFYDTLAREAIGRSPVHMLLLHETDIAALWIGDLVAALEAKGWTIVSADKAYADPFAQYARTYDTPSAQGALTEMVAWEKGLPAPRWYRGNNTDLAQQWFDTRVLGETRDGGD, translated from the coding sequence ATGATCCGGGTTCTTGTCTCCGCGTTCCTCGCGCTGATGATCTGCGCCTGCGCGCATGCCGAGGACACGCCCGAAGCGCCTGCTCGTACCCCCGAAAAGCGGATCGCCCTGAGTTTCGACGACGCCCCGCGCGCGCCAGGCGCGTTCCTGACCGAAGACGAGCGCACGCGGCTCCTCATCGAGAACCTCGCCGAGGCGGGCGTCGAGCAGGCCGCGTTCTTCGTCAATCCCGGGCAGATCGACAGCGCGGCGGAAGAGCGCCGGGTGATGGCCTATGTCGCGGCCGGGCATGTCATCGCCAACCACACCGCCACCCACCCCCGCCTCTCGCAAACCGGTCTGGCCGAGTACATCGCCGATATCGACGCGGCGGAGGAATGGCTGCAAGGGCGCGAAGGCTATCGCCCGTGGTTCCGCTACCCCTATCTCGACGAAGGTCAGCGCGACACGGCCAAGCGCGATGCGGTGCGCGCGGCGCTGGCGCAGCGCGGTCTGGTCAACGGCTACGTCACCGTCGATGCGAGCGACTGGTTCTACGAAGGGGCGGCGAAGACGGCCGCATCGCAAGACAAGGACATCGACCGCGAGGCGCTGCGCGATCTCTACGTCGAGACACAGGTCGAAGCGGCGGAGTTCTACGATACGCTCGCACGCGAGGCCATCGGGCGCTCGCCCGTCCACATGCTGCTGCTGCACGAGACCGATATTGCCGCGCTGTGGATCGGGGATCTGGTCGCCGCGCTGGAGGCAAAGGGCTGGACCATCGTCAGCGCCGACAAGGCCTATGCCGATCCCTTCGCGCAATATGCCAGAACCTACGACACACCTTCGGCGCAGGGAGCGCTGACCGAGATGGTGGCGTGGGAGAAGGGCCTGCCCGCTCCGCGCTGGTATCGCGGAAACAATACCGATCTGGCGCAGCAATGGTTCGACACCCGCGTGCTCGGCGAGACACGGGACGGCGGCGACTGA
- a CDS encoding acyl-CoA dehydrogenase family protein, with protein MTGQFQLTDDQLAIQDMAQRFTADNITPHAGKWDEEKIFPVDTIKQTAELGFGAIYVSEESGGIGLGRLEAALIMEAMAYGCPTTSAFISIHNMASWMIDRFGGAGVKEKYLPDLVTMDKIASYCLTEPGSGSDAAALKTQAVPDGDHYVLNGTKQFISGGGVNDVYVTMVRTGEHKTKGITCLVVDKDTPGVSFGAPEKKLGWNASPTAQVIFEDARVPVENRVGDEGEGFRFAMMGLDGGRLNIGACSLGGAQRCLDEAVKYTKERQQFDQQIADFQNTQFMLADMATDLEAARALLYLAAAKVTDNAPDKSRFSAMAKRLATDNGSKVVNDALQLFGGYGYLKDYPIERYWRDLRVHSILEGTNQVMRMIVGRDLLRQ; from the coding sequence ATGACCGGACAATTCCAGCTCACCGACGACCAGCTCGCGATCCAGGATATGGCGCAGCGGTTCACCGCCGACAACATCACGCCCCATGCGGGCAAGTGGGACGAGGAAAAGATCTTCCCCGTCGACACGATCAAGCAGACCGCCGAGCTCGGCTTCGGCGCAATCTATGTCAGCGAGGAAAGCGGCGGCATCGGCCTCGGCCGCCTCGAAGCGGCGCTGATCATGGAGGCGATGGCCTATGGCTGCCCCACCACCAGCGCCTTCATCTCGATCCACAACATGGCGAGCTGGATGATCGACCGTTTCGGCGGGGCGGGCGTGAAGGAGAAATACCTCCCGGATCTGGTCACGATGGACAAGATCGCCTCCTACTGCCTGACCGAACCGGGCAGCGGGTCCGACGCGGCGGCACTCAAGACGCAGGCGGTGCCGGATGGTGACCACTATGTGCTCAACGGCACCAAGCAGTTCATCTCCGGCGGCGGCGTGAACGACGTCTACGTCACCATGGTCCGCACCGGCGAGCACAAGACCAAGGGCATCACCTGCCTCGTGGTCGACAAGGATACGCCCGGCGTTTCGTTCGGCGCGCCCGAGAAGAAGCTCGGCTGGAATGCCAGCCCGACCGCGCAGGTCATCTTCGAGGATGCGCGCGTGCCGGTCGAGAACCGCGTGGGCGACGAAGGTGAAGGCTTCCGCTTCGCGATGATGGGGCTCGACGGCGGGCGGCTGAACATCGGCGCCTGCTCGCTCGGCGGGGCGCAGCGCTGCCTCGACGAGGCAGTGAAGTACACCAAGGAGCGCCAGCAGTTCGACCAGCAGATCGCGGACTTCCAGAACACGCAGTTCATGCTCGCCGACATGGCGACCGATCTGGAGGCAGCGCGCGCGCTGCTCTACCTCGCGGCCGCCAAGGTCACCGACAACGCGCCCGACAAGTCTCGCTTCTCCGCGATGGCCAAGCGGCTGGCGACCGACAACGGCAGCAAGGTCGTCAACGACGCGCTGCAGCTGTTCGGCGGCTACGGCTACCTCAAGGATTACCCGATCGAACGCTACTGGCGCGACCTGCGCGTGCACTCGATCCTCGAAGGCACCAACCAGGTGATGCGGATGATCGTGGGCCGGGATCTGCTGCGGCAGTGA
- a CDS encoding VOC family protein: MTGLAMTTFLVPDYDEAIAFFRDALDFAVEEDSDLGGGKRWVVMAGASGGKLLARAANDEQSAAIGHQAAGRVGWFLQSDDFATDHRRMAQWGVEFTEAPREEPYGTVAVFNDPWGNRWDLIEHKDAA, from the coding sequence GTGACCGGTCTTGCCATGACCACCTTCCTCGTCCCCGATTACGACGAGGCGATCGCTTTCTTCCGTGACGCGCTGGATTTCGCGGTCGAGGAAGACAGCGATCTGGGCGGCGGCAAGCGCTGGGTCGTCATGGCAGGGGCAAGCGGTGGCAAGTTGCTCGCGCGCGCCGCAAACGACGAACAGAGCGCGGCGATCGGCCATCAGGCAGCCGGGCGCGTCGGCTGGTTTCTCCAGTCGGACGATTTCGCGACCGACCATCGCCGCATGGCGCAATGGGGCGTCGAATTCACCGAAGCACCGCGCGAAGAGCCTTATGGCACCGTCGCGGTTTTCAACGATCCGTGGGGCAACCGCTGGGATCTGATCGAACACAAGGACGCGGCATGA
- a CDS encoding enoyl-CoA hydratase/isomerase family protein has translation MTDQLNIHTHQNVGHISLNRPKAIHALTTEMCVAMADALGEWADHAGIAAVMIDHAEGRGFCAGGDIAMLRNSALNDEGRTGREFFHAEYQLNHQLFTYTKPVVAFMDGITMGGGVGISQPAAFRVATENTRFAMPETGIGLFPDVGGGWYLSRLPGQTGKFLALTGARLDGAECHAIGLATHYIASEKLARVKAAIVDDPANIQSILDEASETPPEARILANRGTIDRLFAGRTLEEILAALEADDSDWAAKELKTLRAKSPQSCKVALRQLADSLTLGSFADEMRMEYRIGSRVLVSHDFAEGVRAVIVDKTGDPQWNPATPQGVTDEQIGAIFAALPEGEEWTPL, from the coding sequence ATGACCGACCAGCTTAACATCCACACCCACCAGAACGTGGGCCATATCTCATTGAACCGCCCCAAGGCGATCCATGCGCTGACCACCGAGATGTGCGTCGCGATGGCCGATGCGCTGGGCGAGTGGGCCGACCATGCTGGCATCGCGGCGGTGATGATCGACCATGCCGAAGGGCGCGGCTTCTGCGCGGGTGGCGATATCGCGATGCTGCGAAACTCGGCGCTGAACGACGAGGGCAGGACGGGCCGCGAGTTCTTCCACGCCGAGTACCAGCTCAACCACCAGCTGTTCACCTACACCAAGCCGGTGGTCGCCTTCATGGACGGGATCACTATGGGCGGCGGCGTGGGCATCAGCCAGCCTGCGGCGTTCCGCGTGGCGACCGAGAACACCAGGTTCGCCATGCCCGAGACGGGCATCGGCCTGTTTCCGGACGTCGGCGGCGGCTGGTATCTCAGCCGGTTGCCGGGCCAGACGGGCAAGTTCCTCGCGCTCACCGGCGCACGGCTCGACGGGGCCGAGTGCCACGCCATCGGCCTCGCCACGCACTATATCGCGAGCGAGAAGCTGGCGCGCGTGAAGGCCGCGATCGTCGACGATCCGGCGAACATCCAGTCTATTCTCGACGAGGCATCCGAAACCCCGCCCGAGGCACGCATCCTCGCCAATCGCGGGACGATCGACCGGCTGTTCGCGGGCCGCACGCTCGAGGAGATCCTCGCCGCGCTCGAGGCGGATGATTCCGACTGGGCCGCGAAGGAACTCAAGACGCTGCGCGCCAAGAGCCCGCAAAGCTGCAAGGTCGCGCTGCGCCAGCTGGCGGACAGCCTGACGCTGGGCAGCTTCGCCGACGAGATGCGGATGGAATACCGCATCGGCAGCCGCGTGCTCGTCAGCCACGATTTTGCGGAAGGGGTCCGCGCGGTGATCGTCGACAAGACCGGCGACCCGCAGTGGAACCCCGCCACGCCCCAAGGCGTAACCGACGAGCAGATCGGGGCGATCTTCGCCGCTCTGCCCGAGGGCGAGGAGTGGACGCCGCTATAA
- a CDS encoding enoyl-CoA hydratase-related protein: MAYETITTQTDGAVTTITLNRPQALNALSSVVLDELIDAFAAYENDDSQLCAILTGSGDKAFAAGADIKEMSEKDAADFYLQDFFAKWTSHIVEAVRKPWIAAVNGFALGGGCELAMMADFIIASDKAKFGQPEIKLGVAPGMGGSQRLTRAVGKAKAMEMCLTGRMMDAEEAERSGLVARVVPHDTLMDEVRTTAATIAGMPPMAAMVNKEMVNAAYETFLGQGVLHERRLFQILTATEDKAEGMKAFIEKRDGQWKGR; this comes from the coding sequence ATGGCCTACGAAACCATCACCACGCAGACCGACGGTGCCGTCACCACCATCACGCTCAACCGCCCGCAGGCGCTCAATGCGCTTTCCAGCGTGGTGCTCGACGAGCTGATCGACGCCTTCGCCGCCTACGAGAACGACGACAGCCAGCTGTGCGCGATCCTGACCGGGTCGGGCGACAAGGCCTTCGCGGCGGGCGCGGACATCAAGGAAATGAGCGAGAAGGACGCGGCGGACTTCTATCTGCAGGATTTCTTCGCCAAGTGGACCAGCCATATCGTCGAGGCCGTCCGCAAGCCTTGGATCGCGGCGGTCAACGGCTTCGCGCTGGGCGGCGGGTGCGAGCTGGCGATGATGGCCGACTTCATCATTGCGAGTGACAAGGCCAAGTTCGGCCAGCCCGAGATCAAGCTGGGCGTCGCGCCGGGCATGGGCGGATCGCAGCGGCTCACCCGCGCGGTCGGCAAGGCCAAGGCGATGGAAATGTGCCTGACCGGCCGGATGATGGACGCCGAGGAAGCCGAACGCAGCGGCCTCGTCGCCCGCGTTGTGCCGCATGACACGCTGATGGACGAGGTACGCACCACCGCCGCGACCATCGCCGGAATGCCGCCGATGGCCGCGATGGTGAACAAGGAAATGGTCAACGCGGCCTACGAGACCTTCCTCGGTCAGGGCGTGCTCCACGAACGCCGCCTGTTCCAGATCCTCACCGCGACCGAGGACAAGGCCGAAGGCATGAAGGCCTTCATCGAGAAGCGCGACGGGCAGTGGAAGGGGCGGTGA
- the mmsB gene encoding 3-hydroxyisobutyrate dehydrogenase, translating to MKIAFIGLGNMGGGMAANLVKNGHEVRAFDLSEHALAKAKSNGCETFTGAKEAVQGVDAVVSMLPNGAIVKSVYSDAVIGHAPEGTALLDCSTIDVATAKEVTEMATAKGYKMVDAPVSGGIAAADGGTLTFMVGGSEEAFAAARPILESMGKAVIHAGDAGAGQTAKICNNMLLAISMIGVAEAMQMAQKLGLDPQKFYEISSQSSGYCWSLNAYTPLPGVGVESPADKDYQGGFATALMLKDLRLAMAAAEEVDAGVPLGARAASLYEDFSGAGNDGLDFSAIIKTYK from the coding sequence ATGAAAATCGCCTTTATCGGCCTCGGCAACATGGGCGGCGGGATGGCCGCGAACTTGGTCAAGAACGGCCATGAAGTGCGCGCGTTCGACCTTTCGGAGCACGCGCTCGCCAAGGCCAAGAGCAATGGCTGCGAGACCTTCACCGGTGCGAAGGAAGCCGTGCAGGGCGTCGACGCGGTGGTCTCGATGCTGCCCAATGGCGCGATCGTGAAGTCGGTCTATTCCGACGCCGTGATCGGCCACGCGCCCGAAGGTACGGCGCTGCTCGACTGCTCGACCATCGACGTCGCGACCGCCAAGGAAGTGACCGAAATGGCCACCGCCAAGGGCTACAAGATGGTCGACGCGCCGGTCAGCGGCGGGATCGCGGCGGCGGACGGCGGCACGCTGACCTTCATGGTCGGCGGCAGCGAAGAGGCATTCGCGGCGGCCAGGCCGATCCTCGAAAGCATGGGCAAGGCGGTGATCCACGCGGGCGACGCGGGCGCGGGCCAGACCGCCAAGATCTGCAACAACATGCTGCTCGCAATCTCGATGATCGGCGTCGCCGAAGCGATGCAGATGGCGCAGAAGCTGGGGCTCGATCCGCAGAAGTTTTACGAGATTTCCTCGCAGTCGAGCGGCTATTGCTGGTCGCTCAACGCCTACACCCCGCTGCCGGGCGTGGGCGTCGAGAGCCCTGCCGACAAGGACTACCAGGGCGGCTTCGCGACTGCGCTGATGCTCAAGGACCTGCGCCTCGCGATGGCGGCGGCGGAAGAGGTCGACGCGGGCGTCCCGCTGGGCGCCCGCGCGGCGAGCCTCTACGAGGATTTTTCGGGCGCGGGCAACGACGGCCTCGACTTCTCGGCGATCATCAAGACGTACAAGTAA
- a CDS encoding Nmad3 family putative nucleotide modification protein: MKIVFSRKGFDSGSGGGSSPIVDGVPVSLPIPDSKGIARTTYGDLGLGDHAARASRDAYGADSLCHHDPMFTREGRCLFGQVGAAQTHLANHGVGRGDVFVFFGRFAGEEHGPHHRIFGYLEVEQVIDLTACDEAERAEYAALGHPHALGLHGANDTLYVGPGRMAGRASDALRLTAPGEALSRWMRPKWLRRGDLSYHDAQWRWAERNRLIAVSRGQEFVADVGRRKAPREWLERILEDF, translated from the coding sequence ATGAAGATCGTCTTCAGCCGCAAGGGGTTCGACAGCGGATCGGGCGGCGGATCGTCGCCCATCGTGGATGGCGTACCGGTCTCGCTGCCGATCCCCGACAGCAAGGGGATCGCAAGAACGACCTATGGTGACCTGGGCCTGGGTGACCATGCCGCGAGGGCGAGCAGGGACGCGTATGGCGCGGACTCGCTTTGCCACCACGATCCGATGTTCACCCGCGAAGGCCGCTGCCTGTTCGGGCAGGTCGGCGCGGCGCAGACGCATCTCGCCAATCACGGCGTGGGGCGGGGCGACGTGTTCGTGTTCTTCGGGCGGTTTGCGGGGGAGGAGCACGGGCCGCATCACCGCATCTTCGGATACCTCGAAGTCGAGCAGGTGATCGACCTGACCGCGTGCGACGAAGCGGAGCGTGCCGAGTATGCGGCACTCGGCCATCCCCACGCGCTGGGCCTGCATGGGGCGAACGATACGCTCTATGTCGGGCCGGGGCGAATGGCGGGCAGGGCCTCCGATGCGCTACGGCTGACGGCACCGGGCGAAGCGCTCAGCCGGTGGATGCGGCCGAAGTGGTTGCGGCGCGGTGACCTCTCCTACCACGATGCGCAGTGGCGCTGGGCCGAGCGCAATCGCCTGATCGCGGTCAGCCGGGGGCAGGAATTCGTCGCGGATGTAGGCCGCCGCAAGGCTCCACGCGAATGGTTGGAGCGGATTCTCGAAGACTTCTGA
- the gcvPB gene encoding aminomethyl-transferring glycine dehydrogenase subunit GcvPB, which yields MNAPNKSGWKPSAPLMGDADSPTTTGNRALMLEEPLIFEIGRAGTTGVDLPAVPTGTSSRLGGLERADAIDLPGLAEPEAVRHYTRLSRQNYAIDLGLFPLGSCTMKHNPRLNEKVARMPGFADVHPLQPVDTVRGALEVVSDLANWLITLTGMHSVAMSPKAGAHGELCGILCIRAALEARGDARKVVLVPESAHGTNPATAAFAGYEVEDIPATAEGRVDLEKLKARLGSDVAAVMITNPNTCGLFERDMKAISDAVHEAGGFVYCDGANFNAIVGKVRPGDLGVDAMHINLHKTFSTPHGGGGPGSGPVVLSEALSPYAPLPFTARGEDGTVHLVEEENAHEFGHSDAFGRMTAFHGQMGMFTRALTYILSHGADGLAQVAEDAVLNANYILRSLDDLLFAPYGESGPCMHEALFGDKGFAEDISTLDLAKALIDEGFHPMTMYFPLVVHGAMLIEPTETESKAGLDQFIGALRSVAERAKAGDESLKAAPYFAPRRRLDETQAARKPVLAWEGELAPAGKPVPSEIGGQ from the coding sequence ATGAACGCGCCCAACAAGTCCGGCTGGAAGCCCAGCGCGCCGCTGATGGGCGATGCCGACAGCCCCACCACCACCGGCAACCGCGCCCTGATGCTGGAAGAACCGCTGATCTTCGAGATCGGCCGCGCCGGCACCACCGGCGTCGACCTGCCCGCGGTCCCTACCGGCACATCGAGCCGCCTCGGCGGCCTGGAGCGCGCAGATGCGATCGACCTGCCCGGCCTCGCCGAGCCCGAAGCGGTGCGCCACTATACGCGGCTGAGCCGCCAGAACTACGCGATCGACCTTGGCCTCTTCCCGCTCGGCTCGTGCACGATGAAGCACAATCCGCGCCTGAACGAGAAGGTCGCGCGGATGCCCGGCTTTGCCGACGTCCACCCGCTGCAGCCGGTAGATACGGTGCGCGGTGCGCTCGAAGTCGTCAGCGATCTGGCCAACTGGCTGATCACGCTGACCGGCATGCACTCGGTCGCGATGAGCCCCAAGGCGGGCGCGCATGGCGAGCTGTGCGGCATCCTGTGCATACGCGCTGCGCTCGAAGCGCGCGGCGATGCGCGCAAGGTCGTGCTGGTGCCCGAGAGCGCGCACGGCACCAACCCCGCCACCGCAGCATTCGCCGGCTATGAGGTCGAGGATATCCCCGCCACCGCCGAAGGTCGCGTGGATCTGGAGAAGCTCAAGGCGCGGCTCGGCTCCGATGTGGCGGCGGTGATGATCACCAACCCCAACACCTGCGGGTTGTTCGAGCGCGACATGAAGGCGATCTCGGACGCGGTCCACGAGGCGGGCGGCTTCGTCTATTGCGACGGGGCGAACTTCAACGCGATCGTCGGCAAGGTCCGCCCCGGCGACCTCGGCGTCGATGCGATGCACATCAACCTGCACAAGACCTTCTCCACCCCGCACGGTGGCGGCGGGCCGGGCTCGGGCCCGGTGGTCCTGTCCGAAGCGCTCTCGCCCTACGCCCCGCTGCCGTTCACCGCGCGCGGCGAAGACGGCACGGTGCACCTGGTCGAGGAAGAGAACGCGCACGAGTTCGGCCACTCGGACGCTTTCGGCCGGATGACCGCGTTCCATGGGCAGATGGGCATGTTTACCCGCGCGCTGACCTACATCCTCAGCCATGGGGCGGACGGGCTGGCGCAGGTCGCCGAAGACGCGGTGCTCAACGCGAACTACATCCTGCGCTCGCTCGACGATCTGCTCTTCGCGCCATACGGCGAGAGCGGCCCGTGCATGCACGAGGCGCTGTTCGGCGACAAAGGCTTTGCCGAGGACATCTCCACGCTCGACCTCGCCAAGGCGCTGATCGACGAGGGCTTCCACCCTATGACGATGTACTTCCCGCTGGTGGTCCACGGCGCGATGCTGATCGAGCCGACCGAGACCGAGAGCAAGGCGGGCCTCGACCAGTTCATCGGAGCACTGCGCTCGGTCGCCGAGCGGGCGAAGGCAGGCGACGAGAGCCTGAAAGCCGCGCCCTACTTCGCGCCGCGTCGCCGGCTCGACGAAACGCAGGCGGCGCGCAAGCCGGTGCTGGCATGGGAGGGCGAACTCGCCCCTGCAGGCAAGCCCGTGCCGAGCGAGATCGGCGGGCAGTAG
- the gcvPA gene encoding aminomethyl-transferring glycine dehydrogenase subunit GcvPA: MRYLPLTDADRGEMLAKIGASSIDDLFVDVPEEARLDGPIHGLPMHASEMAVERHMRALSKKNLAAADAPFFLGAGAYKHHVPATVDHIIQRGEFLTAYTPYQPEIAQGTLQMLFEFQSQVARLYGCAVANASMYDGSTACWEAIAMAGRIARGKRKKVVLSGALHPHYAEVIRTMAKFTEDEIADALPTMKGSPDLDGLIGRIDEDTSCVVVQYPDILGRLCDLEKISEAAHAKGALVIAVNLEPVALGAIKSPGEMGADIVVGEGQAIGVGLQFGGPYLGLFAVREQKHVRMMPGRLCGETTDAEGKRGFVLTLSTREQHIRREKATSNICTNSGLCALAFSVHMTLLGEEGLRRLAAENHRLACLAADRLAEVPGVSVLNDSFFNEFTIRLGQDAREVVRTLADKGILAGVSLGRLYPHAEDLTDGLLVTLTETTSEDDIDALCAALKEVLA; the protein is encoded by the coding sequence ATGCGCTACCTCCCACTGACCGATGCCGACCGCGGCGAGATGCTCGCGAAAATCGGTGCTTCCAGCATCGACGACCTGTTCGTCGACGTGCCCGAAGAGGCCCGGCTCGACGGGCCGATCCACGGCCTGCCGATGCACGCCAGCGAGATGGCGGTGGAGCGCCATATGCGCGCGCTCTCCAAGAAGAACCTCGCGGCGGCCGATGCGCCCTTCTTCCTCGGCGCGGGGGCGTACAAGCACCACGTCCCGGCCACTGTCGACCACATCATCCAGCGCGGCGAGTTCCTGACCGCCTATACTCCGTATCAGCCGGAGATCGCGCAGGGCACGCTGCAGATGCTGTTCGAGTTCCAGAGCCAGGTCGCGCGGCTCTATGGCTGCGCGGTGGCCAATGCGAGCATGTACGACGGCTCGACCGCGTGCTGGGAAGCGATCGCGATGGCCGGGCGGATTGCGCGCGGCAAGCGCAAGAAGGTCGTCCTCTCGGGCGCGCTGCACCCGCACTATGCCGAGGTCATCCGGACCATGGCGAAGTTTACCGAAGACGAGATTGCCGACGCGCTGCCGACGATGAAGGGCAGCCCCGATCTCGACGGGCTCATCGGGCGGATCGACGAGGACACCTCCTGCGTCGTGGTCCAGTATCCAGACATTCTCGGCCGCCTGTGCGACCTCGAGAAGATCAGCGAAGCCGCCCATGCCAAGGGCGCGCTGGTGATCGCGGTCAATCTCGAGCCGGTGGCGCTGGGTGCGATCAAGTCGCCCGGCGAAATGGGCGCGGACATCGTCGTCGGCGAGGGGCAGGCGATTGGTGTCGGGCTCCAGTTCGGCGGGCCGTATCTGGGCCTGTTTGCGGTGCGCGAACAGAAGCATGTGCGCATGATGCCGGGGCGGCTGTGTGGCGAGACCACCGATGCCGAGGGCAAGCGCGGCTTCGTGCTGACGCTCTCGACCCGCGAGCAGCATATCCGGCGCGAGAAGGCGACCAGCAATATCTGCACCAATAGCGGGCTGTGCGCGCTCGCCTTCAGTGTCCACATGACGCTGCTGGGTGAGGAAGGTCTGCGGCGGCTGGCGGCGGAGAACCACCGGCTCGCTTGCCTTGCGGCGGACAGGCTGGCCGAGGTGCCCGGCGTTTCCGTGCTGAACGACAGTTTCTTCAACGAATTCACGATCCGGCTCGGGCAGGATGCGCGCGAAGTGGTCCGCACGCTTGCCGACAAGGGCATCCTCGCGGGCGTCTCGCTCGGGCGGCTCTATCCGCATGCGGAGGACCTCACCGACGGCCTGCTCGTCACGCTCACCGAAACCACCAGCGAGGACGATATCGACGCCCTCTGCGCTGCCCTGAAGGAGGTGCTGGCATGA
- the gcvH gene encoding glycine cleavage system protein GcvH, producing MSRYYTEDHEWIEVEGESATVGITDYAQEQLGDIVFVELPDEGTELEKSKDAAVVESVKAASDVYAPITGTVIEVNSALEEDPALVNTSPEEDGWFFKLTVADESELEGLMDEAAYKSFVEGL from the coding sequence ATGTCCCGTTACTACACCGAAGACCACGAATGGATCGAAGTCGAAGGCGAATCCGCTACCGTCGGCATCACCGACTATGCGCAGGAGCAGCTGGGCGACATCGTGTTCGTCGAACTGCCCGATGAAGGCACTGAGCTCGAAAAGAGCAAGGACGCCGCGGTTGTCGAATCCGTGAAGGCGGCGAGCGACGTCTACGCGCCGATCACCGGCACCGTGATCGAGGTCAACTCCGCGCTCGAAGAAGACCCCGCGCTGGTGAACACCTCTCCGGAAGAAGACGGCTGGTTCTTCAAGCTGACCGTCGCCGACGAGAGCGAGCTCGAAGGCCTGATGGACGAAGCCGCCTACAAGAGTTTCGTCGAGGGGCTGTGA
- the gcvT gene encoding glycine cleavage system aminomethyltransferase GcvT — MSAQESQDEPEIEAAPEALALDAWHRAHGARMVPFAGYEMPIQYEGIVAEHDWTRSAAGLFDVSHMGQLTLSGPDGDIGAAAEALEALVPGLVSSLKPGRMRYSLLLAEDGGILDDLMITNTGEHIALVVNGACKWDDIAFLREHLPDEITLTHHDEQALLALQGPEAVGALGELVPSAAELVFMTGGLYEWDGIPLWISRAGYTGEDGFEISVRAEHVEKLATALVDDKRVKPIGLGARDSLRLEAGLPLYGHDLTAEIDPVSADLTFALSKKRRESGGYHGHDRIGAALKDGPQSYRVGLVLDGRLPAREGSEIFAGDRQVGTVTSGGFSPTLGHPIAMGYVDAAHTEIGTALEVQVRNKRLPARVAQMPFVQHRYFRGS, encoded by the coding sequence ATGAGCGCACAAGAATCCCAGGACGAACCCGAAATCGAAGCCGCGCCGGAGGCGCTGGCGCTGGACGCATGGCATCGCGCCCATGGCGCGCGCATGGTGCCCTTCGCGGGCTACGAAATGCCGATCCAGTATGAGGGCATCGTGGCCGAACACGACTGGACCCGCAGCGCTGCGGGCCTGTTCGACGTGAGCCACATGGGCCAGCTGACCCTCTCGGGTCCCGATGGCGATATCGGCGCGGCGGCCGAGGCGCTCGAAGCGCTGGTCCCCGGCCTCGTCTCCAGCCTCAAGCCGGGCAGGATGCGCTATTCGCTGCTGCTGGCGGAGGATGGCGGCATCCTCGACGATCTGATGATCACCAACACGGGCGAACATATCGCGCTGGTGGTCAACGGCGCGTGCAAGTGGGACGATATCGCCTTCCTGCGCGAACATCTGCCCGACGAGATCACGCTGACCCATCATGACGAGCAGGCGCTGCTGGCCTTGCAGGGCCCTGAAGCGGTCGGTGCGCTCGGCGAACTGGTGCCCAGTGCGGCCGAGCTCGTGTTCATGACCGGCGGCCTTTACGAATGGGACGGCATCCCCCTGTGGATCAGCCGCGCGGGCTATACCGGCGAGGACGGGTTCGAAATCTCGGTGCGTGCCGAGCACGTCGAAAAGCTCGCGACCGCGCTGGTGGACGACAAGCGCGTGAAGCCGATCGGGCTGGGCGCGCGCGACTCCCTGCGCCTCGAAGCGGGCCTGCCGCTTTACGGCCACGACCTCACCGCAGAGATCGATCCCGTCAGCGCCGACCTGACCTTCGCCCTGTCTAAGAAGCGCCGCGAGAGCGGCGGCTATCACGGGCACGACCGGATCGGCGCCGCGCTGAAGGACGGTCCGCAAAGCTATCGCGTCGGCCTGGTGCTCGACGGGCGCCTGCCGGCACGCGAGGGCTCGGAGATTTTCGCGGGGGACCGCCAGGTCGGCACCGTCACCAGTGGCGGCTTCTCGCCCACGCTCGGCCATCCCATCGCGATGGGCTATGTCGATGCCGCGCATACCGAGATCGGAACCGCGCTCGAAGTGCAGGTCCGCAACAAGCGACTGCCTGCGCGCGTCGCTCAAATGCCCTTTGTCCAACACCGCTACTTCCGGGGGAGCTGA